The proteins below are encoded in one region of Silene latifolia isolate original U9 population chromosome 2, ASM4854445v1, whole genome shotgun sequence:
- the LOC141642689 gene encoding protein MOR1-like isoform X2, whose protein sequence is MSTEDEKLLKEAKKLPWEDRLSHKNWKVRNDANIDLASLCDSITDPKDPRLREFGHYFRKTVADSNAPVQDKALDALIAYLKAADSDVGRYGKEVCDAIVAKCLTGRPKTVEKAQAVFMLWIELEAVDAFLDAMEKAIKNKVAKAVVPAIDVMFQALSEFGAKVVPPKRILKMLPELFDHQDQNVRASSKGLTLELCRWIGKDPVKSILFEKMRDTMKKELEAELANVSGTAKPTRKIRSEQDKEPEPEVVTETTGDNPAEESTSDAPLEVDEYELVDPVDILTPLEKSGFWAGVKATKWSERKEGVAELTKLASTKKIAPGDFTEVCRTLKKLVTDVNIAVSVEAIQAIGNLACGLRAHFSGSSRFLLPVLLEKLKEKKPTLTDALTQTLQAMYKSGCINLIDIVEDIKTAVKNKVPLVRSLTLTWLTFCLETSNKTVIQKVHKEYVPICMECLQDGTPDVRDAAFSALTAIAKSVGMRPLERSLEKLDDVRRKKLNDMIGSSGSGAPGGGSSVIVQTSTGAASESSGSVFVKKSAASMLSGKKPVQAIPSNKKGTSAKPAPSKKGDQQKAMKTVEHEDVEPSDMSLDEIESRISSLIQGETISQLKSTAWKERLEAISSLKEQVEGIKELDKSVEILVRLLCAIPGWSDKNVQVQQQTIEVISYIATTATKFPKKCVVLCLLGLSERVADIKTRVQAMKCLTTFSEAVGPGFIFERLYKIMKEHKNPKVLSEGITWMVSAVEDFGVSYLNMKDLIDFCKETGLQSSAAATRNATIKLIGILHKFVGPDIKGFLMDVKPALLSALDAEYDKNPYEGPAAPKKTVKASDSSAMPAGGTDGLPREDISSKITPALLKNFESPDWKTRLESIEAVQKILEDANKRIQPTGTAELFGALRGRLCDSNKKLVMESLLTIGGFASAMGPAVEKASKGILTDVLKCLGDNKKQMRECVLATIDLWHAAVHLDKMIPYITAALSEPKLGAEGRKDMFEWLSRQLSRLNDFSDAVHLLKPTSVAMTDKSADVRKAAETCLAEIVKACGAEIVTKNLKDIQGPALALVAEKLKNYGPVPDLYDSSQTSTAALLAKSSTKVVRTTSSAPGDRPPKQGAKSLSSRANSTRSSRAESILSVHDIAIQTQPVLNVKDSNKEDRERLVVRRFKFEEPRLEQIQDLESWIMRYFREDLSKRLLTADFKRQVEGIEMLHKALPSLGKDIIEVMDILLRWFVLRICESNTTCLLKVLEFLPELFEALRSEGYALTEAEAAIFLPCFVEKSGHNIEKLREKMRELTKRIINVYSAAKLFPFVVEGLRSKNNRTRIECADLVGFLLEHHGSEISGQLKSLQIVASLTAERDGEIRKAALNTLATGYKILGEDIWRFVGKLTDAQRSMIDEKFKSKAREMDRRREGRPGDIWGALRRPIRDNGTEVAEQSGDLSRSMAGPVFAREHYAHPELHIERNPLPRVNVGVSGPTDWNEAIDVITYGAPEQSVEGMKVVCHEVAQATNDPEGIAMNDIVKDADRLVSVLANKVAKTFDFSLTGASSRSCKYVLNTLMQIFQNRTLAHAVKESTLDILITELLLWLLDERVPRMVEGDQLLKALNVLMLKILDNADRTSSFVVLINLLRPLDPSKWPATASNEAISVRSQKFSDLVVKCLIKLTKVLQSTIYDVDLDRILQSIHVYLQELGMEEIRRRAGADDKPLRMVKTVLHELVKLRGTAIKGHLSLVPIDAEPQPIILAYIDLNLQTLAAARMLTPTGPVGQTHWGDSTANNPSSTTHSADAQLKQELAAIFKKIGDKQTCSIGLYELYRITQLYPKVDIFAQLQNASEAFRTYIRDGLSQMEKNAAAGRTPSSVPLSTPPPASLTLSSPKLAPLSPVNTNKPNDAKSHYSRVEPSNFTLPSFGDDERARNAASRGPVFDHPQVLGDQRNERLTSGVPTGTLDAIRERMKSIQLAASDDTGVENPVHNGVLPMDEKALSGLQARMQRLKSGSFDQA, encoded by the exons ATGTCGACAGAAGATGAGAAATTATTGAAGGAAGCGAAGAAACTTCCATGGGAAGATCGATTGTCGCATAAGAATTGGAAGGTTCGCAATGACGCCAACATCGACCTTGCTTCCTTATGTGACTCCATTACTGATCCTAAGGACCCTCGCCTTCGTGAATTTG GGCATTACTTTAGGAAGACGGTGGCGGATTCTAATGCGCCCGTGCAAGATAAGGCGTTGGACGCGCTGATAGCGTATTTAAAAGCCGCTGATTCTGATGTCGGAAG GTATGGCAAAGAAGTGTGTGATGCAATTGTGGCGAAATGTCTTACGGGGAGGCCGAAGACAGTGGAGAAGGCGCAAGCGGTGTTCATGCTGTGGATTGAGTTGGAGGCTGTTGATGCATTCCTG GATGCTATGGAGAAAGCTATCAAAAATAAAGTAGCAAAAGCTGTTGTACCTGCGATTGATGTCATGTTTCAAGCACTTAG CGAGTTTGGGGCTAAGGTTGTACCTCCTAAAAGAATTCTCAAGATGTTACCTGAACTTTTTGATCATCAAGACCAAAATGTCCGTGCCTCCTCTAAAGGGTTGACTCTTGAATTATGTCGCTGGATTGGGAAGGACCCAGTGAAATCAATTTTGTTTGAGAAGATGAGGGATACAATG AAAAAAGAGCTAGAGGCAGAACTTGCCAATGTTTCTGGAACAGCCAAGCCCACTCGAAAAATAAG ATCGGAACAAGATAAAGAACCAGAACCAGAGGTTGTGACGGAAACAACAGGCGACAATCCTGCAGAAGAATCTACTTCTGATG CTCCACTGGAAGTAGATGAATACGAGCTGGTTGATCCAGTTGACATATTAACACCATTGGAGAAGTCAGGATTTTGGGCCGGAGTG AAAGCCACCAAGTGGTCTGAGCGAAAGGAGGGTGTTGCTGAACTGACTAAACTTGCTTCCACAAAGAAAATCGCACCAGGTGACTTTACTGAAGTTTGTCGAACCCTTAAAAAG CTTGTCACAGATGTAAACATCGCAGTTTCAGTTGAAGCCATACAGGCTATTGGGAATCTTGCTTGTGGCCTACGTGCTCACTTTTCTGGAAGCTCACGCTTTTTGCTCCCTGTTTTACTT GAAAAACTCAAAGAGAAAAAGCCTACTTTGACAGATGCCTTAACTCAAACTCTTCAGGCCATGTACAAGTCTGGTTGTATAAATCTTATTGATATAGTGGAAG ATATTAAGACAGCCGTTAAAAATAAAGTGCCACTGGTGAGGTCGTTGACTCTGACTTGGCTCACATTTTGTCTCGAGACGAGTAATAAAACCGTTATTCAAAAAGTTCACAAGGAATACGTCCCTATTTGTATGGAG TGCCTTCAAGATGGAACTCCAGATGTGAGAGATGCAGCCTTTTCTGCTTTGACAGCCATAGCCAAG TCTGTTGGAATGAGGCCACTAGAGAGGTCGTTAGAGAAACTTGATGATGTTCGGAGAAAAAAGCTGAATGATATGATTGGTAGTTCAGGGAGTGGCGCACCTGGTGGTGGAAGCTCAG TTATTGTGCAAACATCTACTGGAGCTGCGTCGGAG TCCTCAGGCAGTGTGTTTGTAAAGAAATCTGCTGCAAGTATGCTAAGTGGTAAAAAGCCTGTCCAGGCAATC CCTTCTAACAAGAAAGGTACGTCAGCGAAGCCTGCACCTAGCAAAAAAGGAGATCAGCAAAAAGCCATGAAAACTGTCGAGCATGAAGATGTCGAG CCTTCAGACATGAGTCTTGATGAAATTGAGAGCAGAATAAGCTCCCTTATTCAAGGGGAAACTATATCTCAGCTGAAGAGTACGGCATGGAAAGAACGTCTTGAAG caatttcttcattgAAAGAGCAAGTGGAGGGTATCAAGGAACTTGACAAGTCAGTTGAGATTTTAGTACGTTTGTTATGCGCTATCCCTGGATGGAGTGATAAAAATGTTCAG GTCCAGCAGCAAACAATTGAAGTTATCTCTTATATAGCAACTACTGCAACAAAGTTTCCCAAAAAGTGTGTTGTCCTCTGTCTTCTTG GCTTAAGTGAAAGGGTAGCAGATATTAAAACCAGAGTCCAGGCTATGAAATGCCTTACTACATTTTCAGAAGCAGTGGGACCAGGGTTCATTTTTGAGAgg CTATACAAGATCATGAAAGAGCACAAGAATCCCAAGGTCTTAAGCGAAGGCATTACATGGATGGTTTCAGCGGTGGAAGACTTTGGTGTTTCCTACTTGAACATGAAG GATCTAATTGATTTCTGCAAGGAGACTGGACTTCAGTCAAGTGCAGCTGCCACTAGAAATGCCACAATCAAGTTAATTGGCATCTTACATAAATTTGTTGGGCCAG ACATCAAGGGATTTCTTATGGATGTTAAACCTGCCCTTCTTAGTGCACTTGATGCGGAGTATGATAAAAATCCATACGAG GGTCCCGCAGCACCTAAGAAAACAGTCAAAGCATCTGATTCATCAGCTATGCCTGCTGGTGGCACTGATGGCCTGCCACGTGAAGATATCAGTAGCAAGATTACACCCGCGCTGCTAAAGAATTTCGAAAGCCCTGATTGGAAG ACTCGTCTGGAGTCCATTGAAGCTGTACAAAAGATATTGGAGGATGCCAATAAGCGTATCCAACCCACAGGAACTG CGGAGTTGTTTGGTGCTCTTCGAGGGCGTTTGTGCGACAGTAATAAGAAGCTCGTGATGGAATCTTTATTGACCATAGGTGGCTTCGCTTCTGCCATGGGCCCCGCAGTTGAGAAGGCGAGCAAG GGTATTCTTACTGATGTCTTGAAATGCCTTGGTGATAATAAAAAACAAATGAGAGAATGTGTTTTGGCAACTATAGACTTGTGGCACGCTGCTGTTCATCTTGATAAAATG ATTCCCTATATCACTGCTGCTCTCTCCGAACCAAAGCTTGGCGCAGAAGGCCGTAAAGATATGTTTGAGTGGTTGTCTAGGCAACTTTCCAGGTTAAATGACTTTTCTGATGCAGTGCATCTGCTGAAACCAACTTCTGTTGCCATGACG GATAAGTCAGCAGATGTCCGGAAAGCAGCTGAAACATGTCTTGCTGAAATTGTGAAGGCTTGTGGTGCAGAAATA GTGACCAAAAACCTGAAAGATATTCAAGGCCCTGCTTTGGCTTTAGTTGCTGAGAAACTGAAAAATTATGGCCCTGTGCCTG ATTTATATGATTCAAGTCAGACATCAACTGCCGCATTACTCGCCAAGAGCAGCACCAAGGTCGTCAGAACTACTTCAAGCGCTCCTGGTGATCGACCTCCGAAACAAGGAGCAAAATCTCTATCCTCG AGAGCTAATTCAACGAGGAGCTCGAGGGCAGAGTCCATCCTATCTGTTCATGATATTGCTATTCAGACTCAGCCAGTACTTAATGTTAAGGATTCGAATAAG GAAGATCGAGAGAGGTTGGTCGTACGCCGTTTTAAGTTCGAAGAGCCTCGCTTGGAACAAATTCAAGATCttgag AGCTGGATTATGAGATATTTTAGGGAAGATTTGAGCAAGAGGCTCCTGACTGCAGACTTTAAAAGGCAGGTGGAAGGAATAGAAATGCTACATAAG GCACTTCCTTCTCTCGGAAAAGATATTATTGAAGTTATGGACATACTTCTAAGGTGGTTTGTATTGCGGATTTGTGAATCCAACACAACATGTTTATTGAAG GTCTTGGAATTTCTTCCTGAGCTTTTTGAGGCTTTGAGAAGTGAGGGCTATGCACTTACTGAAGCAGAGGCTGCCATCTTTCTACCGTGCTTCGTAGAGAAG TCTGGGCATAACATTGAGAAACTACGAGAAAAGATGCGGGAGCTGACCAAACGGATTATTAATGTATATTCAGCTGCAAAACTTTTTCCTTTTGTTGTGGAGGGTTTACGTTCCAAAAATAACCGAACACGGATAGAATGCGCAGATCTTGTCGGTTTTCTTCTTGAACATCATGGATCAGAG ATAAGTGGACAGTTGAAAAGCTTACAGATTGTTGCTAGTCTAACAGCTGAACGAGATGGTGAAATTCGAAAAGCTGCTTTGAACACTCTAGCTACCGGTTACAAGATTTTAG GTGAGGATATTTGGAGATTTGTTGGGAAGCTCACAGATGCGCAGAGAAGTATGATTGATGAAAAATTTAAATCAAAG GCCCGCGAAATGGACAGGAGAAGAGAGGGACGACCTGGAGATATATGGGGAGCTTTACGACGTCCAATTAGGGATAATGG GACGGAAGTTGCAGAACAGAGTGGAGATCTGTCAAGATCAATGGCTGGTCCTGTTTTTGCTAG GGAACACTATGCCCATCCTGAGCTCCACATTGAGAGAAATCCATTACCCAGGGTAAATGTGGGTGTTAGCGGTCCAACAGACTGGAATGAAGCTATCGATGTCATCACATATGGTGCTCCTGAGCAG TCTGTGGAAGGGATGAAGGTTGTGTGCCATGAGGTGGCTCAGGCAACAAACGATCCTGAAGGAATTGCGATGAACGACATTGTCAAAGATGCTGACCGTCTCGTCTCAGTCTTAGCCAATAAG GTAGCAAAGACTTTTGATTTTAGCCTGACTGGGGCTTCTTCTAGGTCTTGTAAATATGTCTTGAACACACTCATGCAG ATATTTCAAAATAGAACTCTGGCTCATGCCGTCAAAGAGAGTACACTTGATATTCTAATTACCGAGCTTCTGCTTTGGCTTTTGGATGAACGGGTCCCTCGCATGGTTGAAGGTGACCAACTATTGAAAGCTTTGAACGTGTTGATGCTCAAGATCTTG GATAATGCCGATCGAACGTCGTCCTTTGTGGTGCTTATCAATTTATTACGCCCATTGGATCCCTCTAAATGGCCTGCTACAGCATCAAATGAGGCCATTTCTGTTAGAAGCCAGAAATTTTCTGATCTAGTGGTTAAATGTCTGATTAAGTTAACAAAG GTTCTTCAAAGCACTATTTATGATGTAGACCTGGATCGAATTCTCCAAAGCATTCATGTATACCTGCAAGAATTGGGCATGGAAGAAATAAGGAGAAG AGCTGGAGCAGATGACAAACCATTGCGTATGGTCAAAACTGTCCTTCACGAACTTGTAAAGCTTCGGGGTACAGCTATTAAAGGTCATCTTTCTCTGGTTCCTATAGATGCAGAGCCTCAACCCATTATTCTGGCATACATTGATTTGAATCTTCAG ACATTGGCAGCAGCGAGAATGCTTACTCCTACTGGACCTGTGGGCCAAACTCATTGGGGTGATTCGACAGCTAATAATCCATCCTCAACCACTCATTCTGCGGATGCTCAGTTGAAG CAAGAACTTGCTGCAATTTTTAAGAAAATTGGAGATAAGCAAACATGCAGTATTGGTCTTTACGAGCTTTATCGTATCACACAACTATACCCTAAG GTTGATATCTTTGCTCAGCTCCAAAATGCAAGTGAAGCATTTCGAACTTACATAAGAGATGGGTTATCCCAG ATGGAAAAGAATGCTGCTGCTGGGAGGACACCGTCTAGTGTCCCATTATCAACGCCCCCTCCAGCTTCCCTGACTCTTTCTTCACCAAAACTGGCACCATTATCCCCTGTAAATACAAACAAACCAAATGATGCAAAATCACATTATAGCAGAGTCGAGCCTTCCAATTTTACGTTACCATCCTTTGGTGACGATGAGAGAGCAAGGAATGCTGCATCCCGAGGTCCAGTTTTTGACCACCCACAGGTTCTAGGAGATCAAAGAAATGAGAGATTAACTTCAGGAG TACCCACGGGAACACTAGATGCCATTAGAGAAAGGATGAAGAGCATCCAGTTAGCTGCATCAG ATGATACTGGTGTCGAGAACCCCGTTCACAATGGGGTTCTTCCCATGGATGAAAAAGCACTATCTGGTCTTCAAGCTCGGATGCAAAGACTTAAGAGTGGATCATTTGATCAAGCCTAG